A genomic window from Betta splendens chromosome 24, fBetSpl5.4, whole genome shotgun sequence includes:
- the LOC114850025 gene encoding bifunctional protein GlmU-like isoform X1, with product MQSSAGGSSLQVHAVRFGPGQELLACLQAFVEQRRLRAPFIITCVGSVTRATVRLANATATNTNEVLHLSGRFEIVSLVGTLNPEAHLHICLSDAAGRTVGGHVLGDLDLFTTAEVVLGEASDLRFTREMDPQTGFPELVVQPRSQAE from the exons ATG cagagctcagcaggCGGCTCGTCTCTGCAGGTCCATGCGGTTCGGTTCGGCCCGGGTCAGGAGCTGCTGGCGTGTCTACAGGCCTTCGTGGAGCAGAGACGACTCCGAGCGCCGTTCATCATCACGTGCGTGGGCAGCGTCACCAGGGCAACGGTCCGGCTGGCCAACGCCACGGCGACAAACACCAACGAG GTGCTGCACCTCAGCGGGCGCTTTGAGATCGTCTCCCTCGTCGGCACCCTGAACCCGGAGGCCCACCTGCACATCTGCCTGTCGGACGCCGCCGGGAGGACGGTGGGCGGTCACGTGCTGGGGGACCTGGACCTGTTCACCACAGCAGAGGTGGTTCTGGGCGAGGCGTCCGACCTGCGGTTCACCAGGGAGATGGACCCGCAGACGGGCTTCCCCGAGCTCGTGGTTCAGCCGCGCTCACAAGCAGAATAA
- the LOC114850025 gene encoding bifunctional protein GlmU-like isoform X2 codes for MSSAGGSSLQVHAVRFGPGQELLACLQAFVEQRRLRAPFIITCVGSVTRATVRLANATATNTNEVLHLSGRFEIVSLVGTLNPEAHLHICLSDAAGRTVGGHVLGDLDLFTTAEVVLGEASDLRFTREMDPQTGFPELVVQPRSQAE; via the exons ATG agctcagcaggCGGCTCGTCTCTGCAGGTCCATGCGGTTCGGTTCGGCCCGGGTCAGGAGCTGCTGGCGTGTCTACAGGCCTTCGTGGAGCAGAGACGACTCCGAGCGCCGTTCATCATCACGTGCGTGGGCAGCGTCACCAGGGCAACGGTCCGGCTGGCCAACGCCACGGCGACAAACACCAACGAG GTGCTGCACCTCAGCGGGCGCTTTGAGATCGTCTCCCTCGTCGGCACCCTGAACCCGGAGGCCCACCTGCACATCTGCCTGTCGGACGCCGCCGGGAGGACGGTGGGCGGTCACGTGCTGGGGGACCTGGACCTGTTCACCACAGCAGAGGTGGTTCTGGGCGAGGCGTCCGACCTGCGGTTCACCAGGGAGATGGACCCGCAGACGGGCTTCCCCGAGCTCGTGGTTCAGCCGCGCTCACAAGCAGAATAA
- the insm1a gene encoding insulinoma-associated protein 1a — protein MPRGFLVKRNKRTNPVSYRVRSDEVDVERAAPSSSSSSSSSSSLPSAPVRARTPTPTCGAAATAPEPDARPVRFGNPEALHPALSSPSRPVSHDHDRSYFDARFSLGSPVSAESFPTPAALTALDHLFAPVDLKIVSSNSGRTDTAAACAGTLPAARTKRPCGDAERKGKPASKKTKAIRKLHFEDDVTTSPVLGLKIKEAPVEQKPPGADHPPLGEFVCQLCREAYADPFALAQHKCSRIVRVEYRCPECDKVFSCPANLASHRRWHKPKPPSAAHDGDGDGDTAASSSKAAPDEAKDPGDRDTPSPGPSESGSDEGLYDCSHCGKRFKRVAYLRKHAASQHGSARPEEREDARSPAPLNLSASTPPAPHPCPVCGESFGTRGGQERHVRLLHSQAFPCKYCPAVFYSSPGLTRHINKCHPSENRQVILLQMPLRPAC, from the coding sequence ATGCCCAGAGGGTTTTTGGTGAAGAGGAACAAGAGAACCAACCCGGTGTCCTACCGGGTTCGGTCGGACGAGGTGGACGTGGAGCGAGCagcgccttcctcctcctcctcctcctcctcctcctcctcgctcccctccGCGCCGGTGCGCGCACGGACGCCGACGCCCACCTGCGGGGCGGCGGCCACGGCTCCGGAGCCGGACGCCAGGCCGGTGCGGTTCGGGAACCCCGAGGCGCTGCACCCGGCGCTGAGCAGCCCCTCCCGCCCCGTGAGCCACGACCACGACCGCTCCTACTTTGACGCGCGCTTCAGCCTCGGGTCGCCGGTTTCCGCCGAGTCGTTCCCCACGCCTGCCGCGCTCACCGCTTTGGACCATCTTTTCGCCCCGGTTGACCTGAAGATCGTCTCCAGCAACAGCGGCCGCACCGACACCGCTGCCGCGTGCGCCGGGACGCTCCCCGCCGCCCGAACCAAGCGTCCGTGCGGCGACGCCGAGCGCAAAGGGAAACCCGCGTCCAAGAAAACCAAAGCAATCCGGAAACTGCACTTTGAGGATGATGTCACCACGTCCCCGGTTCTGGGGCTCAAAATCAAAGAGGCGCCGGTGGAGCAGAAGCCGCCCGGAGCGGACCACCCCCCGCTGGGCGAGTTCGTGTGCCAGCTGTGCCGCGAGGCGTACGCGGACCCGTTCGCTCTGGCGCAGCACAAGTGCTCCAGGATCGTGCGGGTCGAGTACCGGTGTCCGGAGTGCGACAAGGTGTTCAGCTGCCCGGCCAACCTCGCCTCGCACCGGCGCTGGCACAAGCCCAAGCCGCCGAGCGCCGCGCACGACGGCGACGGCGACGGCGACACGGCGGCCTCGTCCAGTAAAGCGGCTCCGGACGAAGCCAAGGATCCCGGCGACAGGGACACGCCGAGCCCCGGACCGTCCGAGTCCGGCTCCGACGAAGGCTTGTACGACTGCAGCCACTGCGGCAAGAGGTTCAAGCGCGTGGCGTATCTGCGCAAACACGCGGCGTCACAGCACGGCTCCGCGAGGCCGGAGGAGCGCGAGGACGCGCGCAGCCCGGCGCCGCTCAACCTCAGCGCCTccaccccccccgccccccacccgTGCCCGGTGTGCGGGGAGAGCTTCGGCACCAGGGGCGGCCAGGAGCGCCACGTGCGCCTGCTGCACTCCCAGGCGTTCCCCTGCAAGTACTGCCCCGCCGTGTTCTACAGCTCCCCGGGCCTCACGCGGCACATCAACAAGTGCCACCCGTCCGAGAACCGGCAGGTGATCCTGCTGCAGATGCCGCTGCGCCCGGCCTGCTGA